The stretch of DNA NNNNNNNNNNNNNNNNNNNNNNNNNNNNNNNNNNNNNNNNNNNNNNNNNNNNNNNNNNNNNNNNNNNNNNNNNNNNNNNNNNNNNNNNNNNNNNNNNNNNNNNNNNNNNNNNNNNNNNNNNNNNNNNNNNNNNNNNNNNNNNNNNNNNNNNNNNNNNNNNNNNNNNNNNNNNNNNNNNNNNNNNNNNNNNNNNNNNNNNNNNNNNNNNNNNNNNNNNNNNNNNNNNNNNNNNNNNNNNNNNNNNNNNNNNNNNNNNNNNNNNNNNNNNNNNNNNNNNNNNNNNNNNNNNNNNNNNNNNNNNNNNNNNNNNNNNNNNNNNNNNNNNNNNNNNNNNNNNNNNNNNNNNNNNNNNNNNNNNNNNNNNNNNNNNNNNNNNNNNNNNNNNNNNNNNNNNNNNNNNNNNNNNNNNNNNNNNNNNNNNNNNNNNNNNNNNNNNNNNNNNNNNNNNNNNNNNNNNNNNNNNNNNNNNNNNNNNNNNNNNNNNNNNNNNNNNNNNNNNNNNNNNNNNNNNNNNNNNNNNNNNNNNNNNNNNNNNNNNNNNNNNNNNNNNNNNNNNNNNNNNNNNNNNNNNNNNNNNNNNNNNNNNNNNNNNNNNNNNNNNNNNNNNNNNNNNNNNNNNNNNNNNNNNNNNNNNNNNNNNNNNNNNNNNNNNNNNNttgggctgagcttgatctatccacgacctgaggcttttcttggagttgaactccaagttataacgtgttttgggcgttcaactccggattgtgacgtgtttctggcgtttaactccagacagcagcatgtacttggcgttcaacgccaagttacatcgtcaatttccaaataaagtatagactattatatatttctgaaaagctctggatgtctactttccaacgccgttgagagagcgccatttggagttatgtagctccagaaaatccatttcgaatgcagggaggtcagattccaacagcatcagcagtccttttgtcagcctttttcagagttttgctcaagtccctcaatttcagccagaaattacctgaaatcacagaaaaacacacaaactcatagtaaagtccagaaatgtgaatttaacataaaaactaatgaaaacatccctaaaagtagcttgaacttactaaaaactacctaaaaacaatgccaaaaagcgtataaattatccgctcatcaaaatttttcatagaacttgcttgaattatatatcttgtggatcatgtttttgagctaagaacacaagcaagtgagatttgagcctaatggtgtggttacatcttataaccacttattttccttcttgtgtgcgttattctctttctatgaatgtaatctttgatttgtttgatcctttatatccattattttgtgtatttatgcatttatatgattgaggccattatttcatttagctcacttacccaaaaagccttaccttttatcttccattgttagccaaatttgagcctacgattaacccacttgttcttattttagcacattacaagcctaaagtgGAAAACAATAactgtccttatttggatctttgattagcttaggctagtgtgtgtgagtatcattcaagtgcgGGAACCTTGGTACATtaggtgaataaaagggtagttttgtattattattggaaatattgggaattgggtacatactcatgtattgatcaaatgtaaaaccttatgcattgaggttcttgtatatagaaagaaaaaatgagaaaaacaaaagaaaaagaaaagaaaaataatatggaaaagaaaaagaaaaaaatagaaaaagaaagaaaaagaagaaaaagaaggaaataaaaaggggataaaatgccccaaagcaaagtgtagctcaataaaatcaatgcttaagtgttgtgaaatgaaaagggatgcatgagtatgtgaaaaagtgaaaaatgggtagttaggttagaacttaattgtataggatgtcataggttaggtgggaagtttaagcttatcaaagattcaaatttcaagctcacttgaccaaatatgcatcctaccttgaccctagccccattacaaccaaagaaaagacctcatgatacatgtatgcatgcatgaaatatatgttgattgttagaagaagaacaaatcttggaaagcatgattaggggagaattgagagaatcaaccctaaacacttgagcgaaaagagtgcaaacacatccggtgagggtttgatgctcaattacatgttttcacctatgatcatcttttctcatgcaagtttgtaaaaatatttaataactcaattcaattgtggaatAGGCTTGCCAgcccttagcccttgtgcatatatgcttcttgggaattgatttattttgaccaagcaaattgcattcatttagatagttgcatataggtagattgcatcgcgcatttagttagttcccattgaataaatgcatacccttacttcattcttggttttagcatgaggacatgcttggtttaagtgtggggaggttgataaaccccatttgtagggtttatcttgtgcttgatttaagggAATTTATGACCTTTtatccacatttattcaatgaaatagcatggttttataacttctcctttaattgtgcttaagagtgaaaacatgctttttagatcttaaaatagctaaatctaattctccttgattccattagatgccttgatatgtttgttaagcgatttaaggtttaggaggcaaagattggatcaagggaatgaagaaagaagcatgaaaagttggagaactcatgaagaaatgaaagaaccggaaagctgtcaagccgacctcttcgcacttaaacgaccataacttgagctacagaggtccaaatgatgcggtttcagttgggttagaaagctaacatctggggcttcgaaatgatataatatttgccatagtttctacacgtatggtggcgcgcacgcgcatagtacgcgcacgcgccgttgctgccacctggttcacttaaagcaaaacgtggccagcgattttagaagccttgtgggcccaatccaactcatttctgatgctatttaagccaaggattgaagggggaatgaagATACTTTCATACtttagaagttagttaccattagtcatagtttagttttagaagtagtttctagagagagaagctctcacttctctctaggattaagattaggattaggtttagttcttagatctagattttaattcatcttcttctacttctatcttctcaatttcttgttgttacattcattcttcttccattcttttattgtaatttcctttatgttgttcttatattttgttgtagatctactattgttccttccattttctttcaattcaataagaggtaatttataataattgctcttctttgcttttctattgttgatctcttgcctttgtagttagatctctctttaattcttgcaatttatgttgtttactttaattgccttttatgtgtttgttgaaatgcctcttctagatatagtatagattttgttcctcttggcctaggtagagtaattagtaacacttgagttatctaattcctttgttgattggtaattggagagattgctaattggtttggagtgcactaaagctagtctttccttgggagttggctaggacttgtggctcaagtcaattcatccacttgactttcctttatttagtaagggttaactaagtggtagcaatgaacaattctcatcacaattaagaaggataactaggataggacttctaattttcataccttgccaagagccttttatagttgttagtttattttcattgccatttacttttcatgcttcttatccaaaaccccaaaacacatcacaaccaataacaagacactttattgtaattcctagggagaacgacccgaggtttgaatacttcggtttatttttaggggtttgttacttgtgacaaacaatctttacttgtgacaaacaatcttttgtatgaaaggattattgcttggtttagaaactatacttgcaacgagaattcatttgtgaaattctaaaccgtcaaaaatccaatcatcagttcCGTATGATAAAAGTACCCAAActctaattttttgttgatattttaacaaaaatttcaaattactCCCACCATTTATCTTCAACCTCAACTCCACACCATctcttcttccccaaatccCAAGGTAGAGCTTCTGGTGGTTATGGGAAGTGACATAAAACAAGCTGTCTTTGGGCATATAATCAGtaatgaagagcttctctcctCCCAACGGTAGTCGGTAAACGAAAGGCCCTAATATATTCTTATGCCTCATCTCAACATCAAACACATCCCTTCCTATTTTGTTCATATCCCTTATATTCTTCACCACTACCGACATCCCGTTCGTCATCCCCGTCTTGTACGCTGACCTCAGCCCCCTGTTTTCCAGCACCTTTATTGATGCCTTCATCAAATCCTGCAACCTAAACACCCATCTCTCGTCGTTCACCATTACAAGGTCCCCCATTCTCTCTCCCCTCCCCTCCCCTCCCCCATGTCCCTCTGGTTGAATTCCCTCTCTTCACCATCCATACCCTCGCCACCGACCTTTCTCCCTCTGACACCCTCTAACCGTTCGTGCTTGCCACGTGAATGCCTACCAGTGAAGCTGTACTGTTTATTTGAACTTATCATTTTTTTCCGCGCCTTTACAAACACAAACAGAAGCGCTGTCACTACCGCTGGAAGCTCCAACTTGggatttggggaagaagagATGGTGTGGAGTTGTAGTTAAAGATAAATGCTggagataatttaaaaattttattaaaaagtcgaCAAAAAATTAGGGTTTGAATACTTTTGTCACAAGAAACCAATCTTTCATAggtataatattaatttttttgtttgatggGTCATTTTGTCAGTGTTCACAAAGTTTATGGATACAAATGattgattattttttctttctttttttagcaACACCTAATAGAAATTTAATTGAGAACAATTACTTAttataaagatttaattataaatttttaaattgtaataacaaaataaaaatttagtaaaataaatctacaaaataattataactatatttaatacattaaaaatattaaaagctTCTAATTTCTATCATTGAAAGTTTAGTTAATAGTGTTTAATATGATAGCAGAAAAAATCTTTTGTTTATTAGGTAAAACACGCACATAAATCAAAGCAATGCCGATATCACATGAATCtctcaaaacaaataatattatgtagatgttttcaattatacttttatataaatcgaattaaagAGATTCAAATAACACATTATAGTACTAAATCGAAACAAGTGTGTTCGAATTACATGGAAACATTGTAAATAGATATAATTAGCTTCGATTTACATGCGAATTCACCCATGGCATTATGGCACATAGTAATTCGATACTGCTTGATTCGATTTAGCCCATGGTATTGTGTCCCATGGTAAAtcgaattatataaatttgAATTACATCCCATATATAGTAATTCGAATGAACTCAATTCGATTTAGTAGTGGTGTTGTGCTCATAGTAAATCGATACAGATAAATTCaatttagtatagattttgctATATATAAAATTCGGATTCACTTGTTTCAAATTAcattttaccataccaaacccATCCAAAACGAAAAATCCAGAGTAACTTTGGAAATATATACTAGAAGATTCAAACAGCGAAAATAGAAGATGAGCCGAATCAAATCTATCAATTGGACGGAGTTGTCCATATTGCTGGTAGCGTCCATGAAGAGGTTAGTGAATgaaacttaatttaatttattttcttaaaaaaaataaagaattgttAGTAATATTAAATTTCTTAGAACTtggttattataattattaaaatttgtaaactTCAAATAGTAGTTAGAGTATTGATTTAGGGGTAGTAGTTTGTTAGAGCATTAAAATTACAAATGCATATTAGAGGCAAGATAACTAAGTGTGTTGACTGAGTAGTGATAACTGATTTAGTTACAATTTGTAAGTTTTTAATGTTAGATGTTTAATTATTGGAGTttggtttaatttaatttaggttTCAAGTGTTAGATTGAGTAGGGAGTAGAAGACTAGCAAGGACCTGacgtaatttaatttattcaaaatataaaattattaactatTAGATTAATGAGGCACTACGAGTTTAGTTATAATTTAGGGTTCAGCTTTCTGTCCTAAATATTAGATTAACTATGTTTTGTtagaatttcatttaatttaggttaatttgatttaatttaatttaacataattCAACAATATTAGGCTATCTATGTTCAGATTTTGCAATATTCGTTACatgaaagttttttttttaattatccgTTTTAGGTGATTTTTGTTTCCTAAATTGTTATGGTTCTTATGgaattttttcatcatcatgcAGTGCTACCGATGTATCACGCGCATGAGGAGGCAGCATGATATGCCCCTAGACGAGAGGATCATGTTGTATCTGTAGATGGCCGCGTTAGCCCATCTCGAGAGGCTCAACGACTATTGATTTAGGTTGGATGAGCCATTAGTGAGTGCAATTGTTGAGAGGTGGTGTCCAGAGACGCATACTTTCCATATGCCATTCGTGCGAGTGCACAATTACGCTACAAGATGTAGCGTACCAGTTAGTGCTCCCAATCGATGGACAGTACGTTAGCAGATGTCTGACAGACTTCAAGCGGTACATCGATGGCGACTATCCAGCATGGGCTTGGTTCGAGGAGTTATTGGGTGTGTTGCCGCTAGCGGACTGCATCGACAAGTTCACTGTGAAGTGCACTTGGGTGCAGGAGACATTCAGTGACCTTCTCCAGGGCGCAGACGAGGAGACAGTTAGGAGGTATGCAAGAGCGTACATCATGATGCGATTATCGACACAGCTCTTCGGTTACAAGTTTGGTACATACATGCATATTAGGTAGCTGCCGTACATAGCGAGATTAGTTGACATGGGCAGATATAGTTGGGGATCTGCCGTTCTGTCGTGGTTATACTGGTGCCTATGCTGTGTGGCCAACAAGCATGTGGTTAAGTTGGCTAGTCCACTGTAACTCCTCCAGTCATGGATCTTCTGGCGGTTCTTGGGTTTTAGGCTCGATGGATTTGACGTCTTTCACTGGCCCTTGACAATGAGGTACTTAATGTTAATAGTTGTTTTGTGTGTTACTATTTTTACGATTTATGTCAGTTGTTGATAACATATCTTGGGTCACAGATGGGCAGGTTATCTGCCAACATTGAGCGAAAAAGGACCTTGAGTCACGCACTGCAGACTAAGGATAGATTTAGTTCAGGTTGGCAATGTGAGTTTTTGACATTTCAATCTTCTATTGTTCAGTTATTTTGTCTCATTACTGGTCATGAAGCCTTTTTTTGGAACTATTTCTCGACAGTTCACTTGGATTCCATACAACTTACCGAATGTTATACAGTTAGTGCATCCTGAGATACTAGAGCCATGGCACACAGCGTTATAGAGGTATGTAACGACATTGCTCTACTTTGCTATCATAGAGTAGCATAAGGTGGATTAGGTGCTACCACAGCTTGGAGGAGTATAGCATCGGCTGCTAGTTGCACTCAGGATCAATTTCTTGATGTCAAAGGATGGCAGATCTAAAGATGGCAATAAGTGGTTTTTTTTTACCTTACAGAGTTGGCACATCCATTGGAGCAATCGGGTATAGCATGTGTTACGATTTGACGTTGTTCTAGATTCAGGACCATCACATGGGTACTTAGAGTGGTGGCATCAGCATGGTCGGCGATTCTTGTCGCCCGAGCTATTCCTCAGTGACCCCAAAGTAGTTGTGATCCAGATAGAGGCATTGCAGAAAGGGCTAGTACAGGCTCCAGATATGGATTAGGCGCCTGATGTTTCAGACAACCGTCATGTTAAGCGAAAATGTCGTTTTGGGACACGTTCGAGTCAGCGTGAATGGACGTGGCTTGACGATGTCATCAATGCTTTGGAGGGGAGGAGTCGAGGTCATAGAGGAGCTAGCTATCACAGCGGTAGAGGAGCTAGGGACGGTGGTCGAAGTAGAGCACGACATGGAGAGAGAGGCAGAAAGGATGAGGGTAGCAGTAGAGACGAGGGTGGTGATGGTAGAGATGATAGTGGTGATGACGTTGGTGACGGTAGTGGAGATGAAGGTGGTTACGGAGGCCATGGTGCTGGACATGATGGTGGTATGGGTGGTAGTAGTGGAGTTGGTGATGGTAGTGGTTGTGGAGGAGGTGGTGGAGGTGGTAGAGGTGGAGTTGGTCATGGTTATGGTTGCGATGGATATGATAGTTATGGTGGTGGCGGATTATGTGACGATGGAGGTGACGAAAATGCTGGTGGAGGGTTTGGTGATTATTTTGTTGGAGTTCCTAGCAGTGACATGGCAATACACGATAGTTAGACATACATTAGCCCATGTGAGATGTTATTCAACTTGCTTGCCAGTGAGGGCCTTGACGCAGAATTCGGAGGGTCACACTTTCTTAAGGAGATTAGCATCATCATGCAGGAGAATGATTTGACAGGATGCAGATCTCAGGTAGGTGGATCCCATACACACATAGATGTGGATTTAAATGAGCCTCCTATTGGACCTGTGGATGACACATTTGCATTGGGTAGGACACCCCCCTCAGACAAGGATAGGGTCCCTCTGGCCCAGAGAGCACGACAGATAAGGCGCCCCGACCGCTGCTTCACAGGATCGCATCTCCTTTGATTGGGGGTTATGGCACTAGGCAGTTCATGTTATGTCTTCCATGTTGTTACATGTTATTAGATATTATTTAGTATCACATCTATGGTCATGTTTTCTCCGAATATGGTTTTGAAGTTGTTAGTATGACATGTATGTTCTGTtttcattatttgttttttacGTTTCTTATGTGCACAAATAACAATATTCAGAAGCACATGTATGTCAGATCGTTTAGAATCACATGTATGTTATATGACtatttcataataaattatacCACTATCTTATAACACGAGTCGATAACACGTAACATGTGCGAAACCAAATGATGAAGTTCAATTAACTGTGGTCGGAGAATGCAAACAACAATAAGACTTACATGAAGATACCATCATTAAAATAAAGCAACAACGAAACTGAAGACAAAACATTACACTAAATAAGCCCAACATTAAAAATTATGGGTGGAAGCAGAACCAACGTTCACTCTTCCCTGTGGACACACCCTACGTGTGTGGCCAGGCTATCTGCAAAGCCCATATATCTTAGGTCTATTCGGGTCAGGCTTGTCCATTGTATTCTGGATCCTAGTAGTTTTGGAACGCCCTTCAAACGCACGTCTCTTGGCGGGATCGGGTATGACTATCGAACCATTATATGGTGGCCAAAATCTTTCAGGGATTGGAGGTGTGAATCCTATCCGATAGACATTGAACACCGAGTTAAGATGATACACTTCATGAACATAGGTTCCCAATCCAGACGTGATTATGAACAGCACGCTAAGGCATAGGCGACATGGATAATGAAGTGCCTGAAAATATCTACAATCACAGGTCTGGTCTCTGAGGGACACTCTGTAAGAGCCAAGTGAGAAGCTCCCTAACGGAGTGGTCTCGGCTACAGTGAACTCAGAATTATCCCTGTTGTACAAAGTCATCGTGAAACACCTTGAGGCCTTCAGATTAGTTTGTATTGCCATCATCAGATGCTGACTAAACTGATGCCTAGTTCCTAGCTGTGCCTTTGCTTCTCTTCCTTTGCGAACAAATAGCTCTACCAATCTCCTATAGGTGGACTTCACCAACGAACAAACTGGAAGGTTCCTTACCCCCCTTCAGTATCGAGTTTACACACTCGGAGATATTCGTAATCATATTCCCAAATCTCGGACTTTCATCTCGATGCTGAGTCCACTGCGCATACTCATCCGATTAGCCTAGTCACACATTGTAGGGTCTTTGGATCGGAGGATGTCAAACCAATAGTCAAACTCGACCTCAGTCTTCGCATAAGCAACATTCACTAGAAACCTCTGTGCATCCTTGCCCTCAAAACTCAGGGCAAAATTTACCGCCACGTGTTGTATACAAAATGCTTGGTATGCATTAGGTGGAAGCCAACTCTCATTAGAGGCCTCCAATGCAACCTTGATCCCATTGTGTCTATCCGATATGACTAGAATACTTGACTGAGGCGTTACGTGTTGCCGAAGGTGAGATAGGAAGAATGACCATGAATTTGTATTCTCATCCTCCACAAGTGCGAATGCAACAAGAATGATATTGGAATTACTATCCTGAGCAATCGCAACGAGCAGTGTACCCCCCGTATTTGCCGTACAAGTGGGTGTTGTCGACACTAACCAATGGCTTACAATGCTGGAAGGCCTCGATACACAGTAGGAATGTCCAAAAAAGCCAATGAAAATAAGCTTACGACTCATCGACTTGCCCACCAACTCGAACATGACTTGTCCTCAACACTGCAACACTACCTGACATCATCATCTGCACACCTAGGACCCATCGCGGCAACTAATTATATGACTCTTTCCAATATCCATAAATCTGAACCATGACCTTCTGCTTAGCCAACCAATTCCTCTTGTAAGTCGGTCTAAAATCGAAATATGCCTCTGTCGTATTCTGCAGTACTTTGATCGACACAGCAGCATCAGCTTTGATTATAGGCAGTATAAAGGCTGAGATCACATGATAATCAAGCATCATGTGATCACTAGATATCGACATGTCCAAACAAGTATAAGGTCCATTTGTATTATTTCACCTCCCAAATACCTCTGTGCTGGCGGAGACTGGTccgaatcaaccatgtgcacccgTTGCCAAACTCCTTACACTTTCTATAGTACTTGCGATGATCGGATTCTAACACTTTGTACTCAACCCCACGACGGATGCTATAAGTCTTCACGCTTAAGACGATCTCCTCTTTATCTCTGGCCCCAAATCCAAGAGGTACGCCAAGTATTTTCTGCTGTGTCATGGCATC from Arachis duranensis cultivar V14167 chromosome 4, aradu.V14167.gnm2.J7QH, whole genome shotgun sequence encodes:
- the LOC107486011 gene encoding uncharacterized protein LOC107486011, which translates into the protein MSRKLIFIGFFGHSYCVSRPSSIVSHWLVSTTPTCTANTGGTLLVAIAQDSNSNIILVAFALVEDENTNSWSFFLSHLRQHVTPQSSILVISDRHNGIKVALEASNESWLPPNAYQAFCIQHVAVNFALSFEGKDAQRFLVNVAYAKTEVEFDYWFDILRSKDPTMGVRNLPVCSLVKSTYRRLVELFVRKGREAKAQLGTRHQFSQHLMMAIQTNLKASRCFTMTLYNRDNSEFTVAETTPLGSFSLGSYRVSLRDQTCDCRYFQALHYPCRLCLSVLFIITSGLGTYVHEVYHLNSVFNVYRIGFTPPIPERFWPPYNGSIVIPDPAKRRAFEGRSKTTRIQNTMDKPDPNRPKIYGLCR